The following are encoded in a window of Vigna unguiculata cultivar IT97K-499-35 chromosome 8, ASM411807v1, whole genome shotgun sequence genomic DNA:
- the LOC114195124 gene encoding zinc finger protein 10-like produces MMKSQSEVDNAVIIGDDRKNNWEERGFAEDAAASMWPPRPYSCTFCKREFRSAQALGGHMNIHRRDKARLKQNPNPHHHNYQPFYHHTIKPLLGNHNHHRFSAPLFSTQINCGITHSHSYSSQATTISTTRSISQENKFSHTSSSSFIFRQMGSPNSEQEKEYSFGGLECGNFVETSLSQNSSPCWDRPNMSCKRLKNSICSLPLFLRPCSKDKGLALQPVEIPLGLHHRIEDLDLELRLGKQQKVE; encoded by the coding sequence ATGATGAAGTCACAGTCAGAGGTTGATAATGCAGTAATTATTGGAGATGACAGAAAGAACAATTGGGAAGAAAGGGGTTTTGCAGAAGACGCAGCTGCTAGCATGTGGCCTCCAAGACCTTACTCTTGCACCTTTTGCAAGAGAGAGTTCAGGTCTGCACAAGCTCTTGGGGGTCACATGAATATTCACAGAAGGGACAAGGCTAGGCTCaaacaaaaccctaaccctCATCATCACAATTATCAACCCTTTTACCATCACACCATCAAACCCTTATTAGGTAATCATAATCATCATCGTTTTTCTGCACCACTCTTCTCCACCCAGATAAACTGTGGTATCACTCATTCTCATAGCTATTCTAGTCAAGCAACTACAATTTCAACAACCAGATCAATCtcacaagaaaataaattttcacacacctcttcttcttcatttatcTTTCGACAAATGGGGTCTCCCAATTCAGAACAAGAAAAGGAGTACAGTTTCGGAGGCTTGGAATGTGGTAATTTTGTTGAAACAAGTTTGTCTCAAAATTCATCACCTTGTTGGGACAGACCAAACATGAGTTGCAAGAGACTGAAAAACAGCATTTGTTCTCTTCCTCTTTTCCTCAGACCATGTTCAAAGGACAAAGGCCTGGCTCTTCAACCTGTGGAAATCCCACTGGGGCTTCATCACAGAATCGAAGACTTGGATCTTGAACTCAGGCTAGGGAAACAACAGAAAGTTGAGTAG
- the LOC114194678 gene encoding protein phosphatase 2C 37-like: MAGICCGVVGEAGETPSPTKPASRPFTRRSLDQLPLKYIAGVAIPAPENPRKRQKLDQRASPARECENAIQSSESKEVEDVSLTDCSKVSTLDSTTGVVEEVYPRYGVTSVCGRRRDMEDAVSVHPSFCLESREEDQKGFHFFAVFDGHGCSHVATMCKERLHEIVKEEIQKAKENLEWESMMKKSFAQMDEEVQRWSRTNETRACRCELQTPRCDAVGSTAVVAVVTPEKIIVANCGDSRAVLCRNSAPVPLSDDHKPDRPDELLRIQDAGGRVIYWDGPRVLGVLAMSRAIGDNYLKPYVISEPEVTVTDRSEGDECLILGSDGLWDTVQNDTACKVARMCLNAQKAAASPGRESAVDCSDKACSDASILLTKLALVRHSSDNVSVVVVDLRRDEGQQ; this comes from the exons ATGGCTGGGATTTGTTGCGGCGTTGTTGGAGAGGCCGGAGAGACTCCTTCTCCGACCAAGCCTGCCTCGCGCCCTTTCACTCGCCGGAGTTTGGACCAACTGCCTTTGAAATACATCGCCGGAGTGGCAATCCCGGCGCCGGAGAATCCTCGGAAGCGCCAGAAGCTGGATCAGCGCGCTTCTCCGGCGCGGGAGTGTGAAAACGCGATTCAGAGTTCTGAATCGAAGGAAGTCGAGGATGTCTCGCTTACGGATTGTTCGAAGGTTTCTACTTTGGACTCGACAACGGGTGTGGTCGAGGAGGTGTATCCGAGGTATGGGGTAACCTCGGTTTGTGGCAGGAGGAGGGACATGGAAGACGCAGTTTCGGTGCATCCTTCGTTTTGCCTGGAAAGTCGTGAAGAAGACCAGAAAGGGTTTCATTTCTTCGCTGTTTTTGACGGCCACGGATGCTCACAC GTGGCGACTATGTGCAAGGAGAGGTTACACGAGATAGTGAAGGAGGAGATTCAAAAAGCGAAAGAGAATTTGGAATGGGAATCGATGATGAAGAAGAGTTTCGCTCAAATGGACGAAGAGGTGCAAAGGTGGAGCAGAACCAACGAGACACGCGCATGCAGGTGCGAGCTTCAGACCCCGCGCTGCGACGCCGTTGGCTCCACCGCGGTGGTTGCCGTCGTCACTCCGGAAAAGATCATCGTGGCCAACTGCGGCGACTCACGAGCCGTGCTCTGCCGGAACAGCGCACCCGTTCCACTCTCCGACGACCACAAG CCGGATCGACCCGACGAGTTGCTTCGGATCCAAGATGCGGGCGGGCGCGTGATATATTGGGACGGGCCTAGAGTGCTTGGGGTCTTGGCCATGTCAAGAGCCATAG GAGACAACTATCTGAAGCCGTACGTGATCTCGGAACCGGAGGTAACGGTAACGGACCGGAGTGAGGGGGATGAGTGTTTGATACTAGGGAGTGACGGGCTTTGGGACACGGTGCAAAACGACACCGCGTGTAAGGTGGCGCGGATGTGTCTGAACGCGCAGAAAGCGGCGGCGTCTCCGGGGAGGGAGTCGGCGGTGGATTGCTCCGACAAGGCGTGCTCCGACGCCTCCATTCTGCTGACGAAGTTGGCGTTGGTGAGGCACAGTTCCGATAATGTGAGCGTGGTGGTGGTTGATTTGAGGAGAGATGAGGGTCAACAATAA